A window of Campylobacter pinnipediorum subsp. pinnipediorum contains these coding sequences:
- a CDS encoding type IV secretion system protein, whose translation MAFEDKKVDPNFIFKMERNIKAYMLYIIIALTVVSVSLSIALALLTPLKETKPVLLKFSEADSRFVTISDTSLNIRGDEQLLKSIIAGYVKNRELINRIDDIERYNEIRTQSSRQVWEAFQTLVADPNSIYTTKSYYRDIQILNVSILSKNVATVDFQAEITNPSGTDKSFKKYRSAIEYDFQNQSSTYLDNIKNPTGFIVSKYRVTQILDERKDKK comes from the coding sequence ATGGCATTTGAAGATAAAAAAGTAGACCCAAATTTTATTTTTAAAATGGAAAGAAATATTAAAGCATATATGCTTTATATCATTATAGCCTTAACAGTTGTAAGTGTTAGTTTATCAATAGCCTTAGCACTATTAACACCTTTAAAAGAAACAAAGCCAGTTTTACTTAAATTTAGCGAAGCTGACTCTCGCTTTGTAACTATTAGCGACACTAGCCTTAACATAAGGGGAGATGAACAGCTATTAAAAAGCATAATAGCTGGATATGTTAAAAATAGAGAACTAATAAATAGAATTGATGATATAGAACGATACAACGAGATAAGAACACAAAGCAGTAGACAAGTGTGGGAAGCATTTCAGACTTTAGTAGCCGATCCAAATTCAATTTATACCACAAAAAGCTATTATAGAGATATTCAAATTTTAAACGTCTCTATTTTAAGCAAAAATGTTGCAACAGTAGATTTTCAAGCAGAAATCACGAATCCATCAGGAACGGATAAGAGCTTTAAGAAATATAGAAGTGCAATAGAGTATGACTTTCAAAACCAAAGTAGTACATATTTGGATAACATAAAAAATCCTACAGGCTTTATAGTTAGCAAATACAGAGTCACACAGATACTTGATGAAAGAAAAGATAAAAAATGA
- a CDS encoding TrbG/VirB9 family P-type conjugative transfer protein, giving the protein MKNLTKIYIILATALNLNAQGLSEEQMSEVRAIMRQTQELVNEQKQQDQSMGENIFNDKTKNINKNIQTSVGINPFGVYGQKNYQEHPQDEYIDFDGSTSQEPREYSKEEMELMRNAIRNQDLKALQKKFHSKKYSGFENTKTIKYTPNKTHKIRTRHAMATTLIFDSPIENFILGDQTGFKLELIPNKDDAIAVIPQLIGIDTSLTIFTRDGKIHTFYIFSTDYKNTKDPSFVIYIQDEEAIRAKQAKIERDNRDYKIIQDGIAKLKIKKSDIYNGYIQKANKENEWLLSAEIFDDKKFTYFKYPKDELPQVPAIFAVIDNQDSPVETRVIGDYIIAETINPRFTIKSGNSYICVGRKETKEEKDRKEMRKNLNTSKEVIKERQKENNSKIKVNKEKQNQAINRIKGI; this is encoded by the coding sequence ATGAAAAATTTAACGAAAATATACATAATTTTGGCTACGGCTTTAAATTTAAATGCTCAGGGACTTAGCGAAGAACAAATGAGCGAAGTAAGAGCAATTATGAGACAAACTCAAGAGCTAGTCAACGAACAGAAACAACAAGACCAGTCCATGGGTGAAAACATATTTAATGATAAAACAAAAAATATCAACAAAAACATCCAAACAAGTGTAGGTATAAATCCATTTGGAGTATATGGACAAAAAAATTATCAAGAACATCCACAAGATGAGTATATAGATTTTGATGGTTCGACTTCCCAAGAGCCAAGAGAGTATAGCAAGGAAGAGATGGAGCTTATGCGAAATGCTATAAGAAATCAAGACTTAAAAGCATTACAGAAAAAATTTCACTCAAAAAAATATAGCGGATTTGAGAATACCAAAACAATAAAATACACACCAAACAAGACTCACAAAATAAGAACTCGCCATGCAATGGCAACAACTTTAATATTTGACAGCCCAATAGAAAACTTTATACTAGGAGATCAAACAGGTTTTAAACTAGAGCTAATCCCAAATAAAGATGATGCAATAGCAGTAATTCCGCAATTAATAGGAATTGATACAAGTCTTACAATTTTTACAAGAGATGGAAAAATACATACATTTTATATATTTTCAACAGACTATAAAAATACAAAAGACCCAAGCTTTGTGATTTATATCCAAGATGAAGAAGCAATAAGAGCAAAACAGGCAAAAATAGAGAGAGACAATAGAGATTATAAAATCATACAAGATGGTATCGCAAAGCTAAAAATAAAGAAAAGCGATATTTACAACGGTTACATACAAAAAGCAAACAAGGAAAACGAGTGGCTACTATCGGCTGAAATTTTTGACGATAAGAAATTTACTTACTTTAAATATCCAAAAGACGAGTTGCCTCAAGTACCAGCAATTTTTGCGGTAATCGATAATCAAGACAGCCCAGTAGAGACAAGGGTTATAGGAGATTACATAATAGCCGAGACCATAAATCCAAGATTTACGATTAAAAGTGGTAATAGCTATATATGTGTAGGACGAAAAGAGACAAAAGAAGAAAAAGATAGAAAAGAAATGAGAAAGAATTTAAACACAAGTAAAGAAGTAATAAAAGAAAGACAAAAAGAAAATAATAGCAAGATAAAAGTCAATAAAGAAAAGCAAAATCAAGCAATAAACAGAATAAAAGGAATATAA
- a CDS encoding DNA type IV secretion system protein ComB10, whose amino-acid sequence MQSPSLFANELSDEQIRNLQNETNLNHLFENSKFPVDDYIYKAGKREPNKDQSDIAQALKGKKDKQNSPTPQTQVQMPQSVFKEQEKAKRNKAKQEELQAKQEALRQEIRVDNKKAYDNKIKKLLRAQILANRNNEIKNIDGSSSKYGVDGFSNQKPVDISTNEHRLYRTIRAGRMIPAILTTAISSDLSGIITAQVEQDIYASMGRAVLIPRGSKAIGFYTNDTKIGHERLEIRWREIITPQGINIMLTDALAADNMGMNGAIGAINNKYWDRYGMPYSISTLTNALLLVIASKTQGANAYTQEIYTNTRSDVGTVVQDMIQQQSQIKPTIEIQSGSRIFLVPTNHMWFSKPKNGEVLMKYFKE is encoded by the coding sequence ATGCAATCTCCTTCCCTTTTTGCTAATGAGCTAAGCGACGAACAGATAAGAAATTTGCAAAATGAAACGAATTTAAATCATCTTTTTGAAAATTCAAAATTCCCAGTTGATGATTACATTTATAAGGCAGGAAAGAGAGAGCCAAATAAAGATCAATCCGATATCGCCCAAGCTCTAAAAGGGAAAAAAGACAAACAAAATTCACCGACTCCACAAACACAGGTGCAAATGCCCCAATCCGTGTTTAAAGAACAAGAAAAAGCAAAAAGAAACAAAGCCAAACAAGAAGAACTACAAGCCAAACAAGAAGCCTTGCGACAAGAGATAAGGGTTGATAATAAAAAAGCCTATGATAATAAAATAAAAAAGCTTTTAAGAGCTCAAATTTTAGCCAATCGCAATAATGAAATTAAAAACATTGATGGATCCTCTTCAAAATATGGTGTTGATGGCTTTTCAAATCAAAAGCCTGTCGACATAAGCACAAACGAACATAGGCTTTATAGGACAATAAGGGCAGGACGCATGATACCAGCTATTTTAACGACCGCAATAAGCTCAGATTTAAGTGGAATAATTACAGCTCAAGTAGAACAAGACATATATGCTTCAATGGGGAGAGCTGTTTTAATCCCACGCGGAAGTAAAGCAATAGGTTTTTATACCAACGACACCAAAATCGGTCATGAAAGACTAGAAATTAGATGGAGAGAAATTATTACACCACAAGGCATAAACATCATGTTAACGGATGCATTAGCTGCTGACAACATGGGTATGAACGGAGCTATAGGAGCTATAAATAATAAATATTGGGATAGATACGGAATGCCCTATTCAATCTCAACTCTGACAAACGCCTTGCTTTTGGTAATAGCTTCAAAAACGCAAGGGGCTAACGCTTATACACAAGAGATATACACTAATACAAGAAGTGACGTAGGCACAGTAGTTCAAGATATGATACAACAGCAAAGCCAAATTAAGCCAACGATTGAAATTCAAAGCGGAAGTCGTATATTCTTAGTGCCGACAAATCATATGTGGTTTAGTAAACCAAAAAATGGCGAAGTCTTAATGAAATATTTTAAAGAATAA
- a CDS encoding ATPase, T2SS/T4P/T4SS family produces the protein MSESVILNNILGVLTPYLNLKANELIFNKPCEINVDYGDHWEIINDTKLDLKFLNNFLIELATRRNQRFSEAHCHLSCELPEPFLRYRVQAQHKSSLFNSEIAICIRIPSKENFKLESFVLSDKVRLDGWNYEKIKELIREKKNVLLSGGTGSGKTSFLNSLMGEIDPNERVVTIEDSQELRVENINKTQLAVPKIANEVYSYQIAIDNAMRLRPDRLFLGEIDIRNTFSFLRVNNTGHAGNLSTLHANSPKDAIKAIKTNIILGGGLSSVDDKMLDSLIITAIDYIIQIERVKNQRVITDILNLKKDMVRIVA, from the coding sequence ATGAGTGAAAGTGTAATACTTAACAACATACTAGGAGTGTTGACACCATATCTAAATTTAAAAGCAAATGAGCTTATTTTTAATAAACCATGCGAAATAAATGTAGATTATGGCGATCACTGGGAGATAATAAACGATACAAAACTAGATCTTAAATTTTTAAATAATTTCTTGATAGAACTTGCTACAAGGAGAAATCAAAGGTTTAGTGAAGCACATTGCCATCTATCGTGCGAACTACCTGAACCATTTTTAAGATATAGGGTTCAGGCACAGCACAAATCAAGTCTTTTTAATAGCGAAATAGCAATCTGCATAAGAATACCAAGTAAAGAAAATTTCAAATTAGAAAGCTTTGTTTTAAGTGATAAAGTTAGACTTGATGGCTGGAATTACGAAAAAATAAAAGAACTAATAAGAGAGAAAAAGAATGTACTACTAAGTGGTGGAACAGGAAGTGGAAAAACAAGCTTTTTAAACTCACTAATGGGTGAAATTGATCCAAACGAGAGAGTAGTAACAATTGAAGACAGCCAAGAGTTAAGAGTTGAAAATATAAATAAAACTCAACTTGCAGTCCCAAAAATAGCCAATGAAGTATATAGCTATCAAATAGCAATAGACAATGCTATGAGACTTCGACCTGATAGACTATTCTTAGGCGAAATAGACATAAGAAATACCTTCTCATTTTTAAGAGTTAACAACACAGGACATGCAGGAAACCTAAGTACGCTACATGCCAACAGCCCAAAAGATGCAATAAAAGCTATAAAAACAAACATTATACTAGGCGGTGGCTTATCAAGTGTAGACGACAAGATGTTAGATAGCTTAATTATTACAGCAATAGACTATATTATCCAAATAGAAAGAGTTAAAAATCAAAGAGTAATAACTGACATCTTAAATTTAAAAAAAGACATGGTAAGGATTGTGGCATGA
- the mobC gene encoding plasmid mobilization relaxosome protein MobC, whose product MKKTRHHIYLTEADNRILRQLSDKRNQSRSAVVRKLIQTQKYRDNLQEIEANNRIIGSYLKEFSHIGTNINQIAYHLNANITNHEEAKTDLEKNIVKLMQKIKELNEKVDTLKIKINVPHTKTPSSIEEQDDVQEYEIKREENG is encoded by the coding sequence ATGAAAAAGACAAGACACCACATATACTTAACAGAAGCCGATAATAGAATTTTAAGACAACTATCAGATAAAAGAAATCAAAGCAGATCTGCAGTTGTTAGAAAACTAATTCAAACCCAAAAATACAGAGATAATTTACAAGAGATAGAAGCGAATAATAGAATAATTGGCAGTTATTTAAAAGAATTTAGCCATATAGGAACGAATATAAATCAAATAGCATACCATCTAAATGCAAATATAACAAATCATGAAGAAGCAAAAACAGACCTTGAAAAGAACATCGTGAAGCTAATGCAGAAGATAAAAGAGTTAAATGAAAAGGTTGATACACTAAAAATTAAGATAAATGTACCGCACACAAAAACCCCAAGCAGTATAGAAGAGCAAGATGACGTACAAGAATACGAAATAAAAAGGGAAGAAAATGGATAA
- a CDS encoding type IV secretory system conjugative DNA transfer family protein encodes MDNTQKFSTTKWIVVFITSLLIGVVVYLGMVKLIFNPDLVNVPIVALKILNNIGEPTLKFKAYVALLMLFAPFLMCVVWWMLPYLQDNEDYGSARFAMPKDFKKMKINYDTGLVLGCLDVNSDNPKFIRATQPLSTLVVAPPGSGKTAGMIIPNLLSVPNSCVVLDIKGELYEKTAGYRQKYFNNEIQLFSPFSWDNTLFFNPFDNLIIKDMEYIHIKKLAEQIASTIFVGEKGQENDHWIVSAKTMFVFFAEYFMQKNKHTTLAQLAQAPKADYFDVLEDKFLDEALEEIDEDNPEKERERDYDVDTFRIWLKQTSFDETIDENTRNQARAYSKAAENEFASIKSTYDTFMKVFTNPQVANATSKMSFTFEDLREKRISMYVVIQTEDMEILAPLVRIFIETLFKKLMSGHECSDIDKFIYCYLDEFVRFGKMPFLLEAPALCRSYGLLPVFVTQSYEQVKKYYGEDDMNIVKNNSGYQVIFNMNSDKDAEDTSRLIGDYTNIKISRSQGNLELFKSNISKSKEAKRLVTSQDLKNQDSSDILILVKGFFKLPIKAKVPYWFKMKQWSNADKIKIISIENPQDELEINKEKRATTDNKSEETIEQTKNEFNEKKMQRDELLRALKIRINRE; translated from the coding sequence ATGGATAATACACAGAAATTCAGCACCACAAAATGGATAGTCGTATTTATAACATCGTTATTGATTGGAGTGGTGGTATACTTAGGAATGGTCAAGCTTATTTTTAACCCAGATTTGGTAAATGTTCCAATAGTTGCTCTCAAAATTTTAAATAACATTGGAGAACCAACATTAAAATTTAAAGCATATGTAGCACTTTTAATGCTTTTTGCTCCATTTTTAATGTGTGTAGTGTGGTGGATGTTACCATACCTACAAGATAATGAAGACTACGGTTCAGCTAGGTTTGCGATGCCAAAAGATTTTAAAAAGATGAAAATTAACTACGATACTGGTTTGGTGCTTGGTTGTCTTGATGTTAACAGCGACAATCCAAAATTTATAAGAGCAACACAACCGCTCTCAACATTAGTCGTTGCACCTCCTGGAAGTGGTAAAACTGCAGGTATGATAATTCCGAATTTGCTAAGTGTGCCTAACTCTTGCGTAGTTTTAGATATAAAAGGAGAGTTATACGAAAAAACGGCTGGATATCGCCAAAAATATTTTAACAATGAAATCCAACTTTTCTCCCCTTTTAGTTGGGATAATACGCTATTTTTTAATCCGTTTGATAATTTAATAATTAAAGATATGGAATATATACATATTAAAAAATTAGCAGAGCAAATAGCATCTACTATTTTTGTAGGAGAGAAAGGACAGGAAAACGATCACTGGATTGTATCAGCAAAAACCATGTTTGTATTTTTTGCGGAATATTTTATGCAAAAAAATAAACATACAACATTAGCACAATTAGCACAAGCACCAAAAGCCGATTATTTTGATGTATTAGAAGATAAATTTTTAGATGAAGCATTAGAAGAAATAGATGAAGATAATCCTGAAAAAGAAAGGGAAAGAGATTATGATGTTGATACTTTTAGAATATGGCTAAAACAAACTAGTTTTGATGAGACAATAGATGAAAATACTAGAAATCAAGCTAGAGCTTACAGTAAAGCTGCCGAAAATGAGTTTGCTAGTATAAAATCAACTTACGACACATTTATGAAAGTTTTTACCAATCCGCAAGTAGCAAATGCAACAAGTAAAATGAGCTTTACATTTGAAGATTTAAGAGAAAAAAGAATATCAATGTATGTTGTAATTCAAACTGAAGACATGGAAATTTTAGCTCCTTTGGTACGAATTTTTATAGAAACATTATTTAAAAAATTAATGAGTGGGCATGAGTGCAGTGATATAGATAAATTTATATATTGCTATTTGGATGAATTCGTCAGATTTGGCAAAATGCCATTTTTGCTTGAAGCACCAGCACTATGCAGAAGCTATGGATTACTCCCAGTGTTTGTTACACAAAGCTATGAACAAGTAAAGAAATACTATGGTGAAGATGATATGAATATAGTTAAAAACAATAGCGGATATCAAGTTATTTTTAATATGAATAGTGACAAGGATGCTGAAGACACAAGTAGATTAATAGGTGATTATACGAACATAAAGATTAGCCGAAGTCAAGGAAACTTAGAATTATTTAAAAGCAACATCTCAAAGAGCAAAGAAGCCAAAAGGCTAGTAACCTCACAGGACTTAAAAAATCAAGATAGTAGCGATATTTTAATTTTGGTAAAGGGTTTCTTTAAGCTACCAATTAAAGCCAAAGTGCCATATTGGTTTAAGATGAAGCAATGGAGCAATGCGGACAAAATAAAAATAATATCAATAGAAAACCCACAAGATGAGCTAGAAATCAATAAAGAAAAAAGAGCCACAACAGACAACAAAAGCGAAGAAACAATAGAGCAAACAAAAAATGAATTTAATGAGAAAAAAATGCAAAGAGATGAGCTATTAAGAGCTTTAAAAATTAGAATAAATAGGGAGTAA
- a CDS encoding ArdC-like ssDNA-binding domain-containing protein — protein MAKEQERKTWEQMSNAEKKESFDKYAKFKLFEAHKTAKADWQKDMSKEEVDNTIPYNASTGRTYSRETSMLLRAEMAIKGYNKAQFVTMEQGNAMGGVLKLKHDEQTGEILKTKNGKDARVDGVKMLYIANYEMRPKIDKDGKEVTAVVKDKDGNIKIDENTKKPLTYIVKEKIPIEPKLETKTLYHVSQFEGLDESKVKDRDLTAVHNYRETAKSQAYEVKVDYGKTLGIGGNLEKQLNNLTLAQIKGVDYFNPAKRLDMSKEEDKTKGKKSIKKKTKEKDNSLDQGR, from the coding sequence ATGGCAAAAGAGCAAGAGCGAAAAACTTGGGAACAGATGAGTAATGCAGAGAAAAAAGAAAGTTTTGATAAATATGCAAAATTTAAACTTTTTGAAGCACACAAGACAGCAAAAGCTGATTGGCAAAAAGATATGAGCAAGGAAGAAGTAGACAATACAATTCCATATAATGCATCAACTGGCAGAACATACTCAAGAGAGACTAGTATGCTGCTAAGAGCAGAAATGGCGATAAAAGGTTATAACAAAGCTCAGTTTGTAACTATGGAGCAAGGAAATGCTATGGGAGGAGTACTAAAACTAAAACACGATGAGCAAACAGGCGAAATTTTAAAAACTAAGAATGGTAAAGATGCAAGAGTCGACGGTGTAAAAATGCTTTATATTGCAAACTATGAGATGAGACCTAAGATTGACAAGGATGGCAAAGAAGTCACGGCTGTGGTTAAAGACAAGGATGGCAATATTAAGATAGACGAGAATACCAAAAAACCGCTCACTTACATAGTTAAAGAAAAAATCCCAATTGAACCAAAACTAGAAACAAAAACTCTTTATCATGTAAGTCAATTTGAAGGACTAGATGAGAGCAAGGTAAAAGATAGAGATTTAACCGCTGTTCACAATTACAGAGAAACAGCCAAAAGCCAAGCATACGAAGTAAAGGTCGATTATGGCAAAACTCTAGGCATTGGCGGAAATTTGGAAAAGCAACTAAATAATCTAACATTAGCTCAAATCAAAGGCGTAGATTATTTTAACCCAGCTAAAAGGCTTGATATGAGCAAAGAAGAAGATAAAACCAAAGGCAAAAAATCAATTAAGAAAAAAACTAAAGAGAAAGATAATAGTTTGGATCAAGGTAGATAA
- a CDS encoding type IV secretion system protein — protein MAEQQVAKELLTDSNWINKTQNIMQENVMSLFEKFYQGAHDIVYSSGVTTIIILIVVYWLLDKLKNGYPTRDESFGAMKYIISLCFIYAMLSSFDAYTGFLNFLTIPESVITAVVSSIFQNQDFGTIVTESANKVDNLRASMWDYGTTQYLKSESWNFGFFEVNGPADYLMAGVVTAFLMIPFWIFYTGFFILLIGIVIVIFFSKFTAFLILSTLPLIIPFLIFSRFRPYLWSWYKLYLSYAIIAPLAFIALNLAMNPILQLEKFQNNIAEIFLKQFEYLITGAITCITAIFILKRIPSWINAVLGTQMESGSGGVVAGAVAGGIAGKTLLGGLARKASGGSFIGGALQSFGRATGGNAVGHIAKTGIDASINMGKDIGKGAKILGTGTYNTYKAFRGGYAIP, from the coding sequence ATGGCAGAACAACAAGTCGCAAAAGAGCTACTTACCGATAGTAATTGGATAAATAAAACACAAAACATAATGCAAGAAAACGTAATGAGCCTATTTGAAAAATTTTATCAAGGAGCTCACGACATAGTTTATTCATCAGGAGTAACAACAATCATAATTCTAATAGTCGTTTATTGGCTACTAGATAAGCTTAAAAACGGTTATCCAACAAGAGATGAATCATTTGGGGCAATGAAATATATAATATCACTTTGTTTTATTTATGCAATGTTAAGTTCATTTGATGCTTACACGGGATTTTTAAATTTTTTAACAATTCCAGAAAGTGTAATAACGGCAGTTGTTAGCTCAATTTTTCAAAATCAAGACTTTGGAACTATCGTAACAGAATCAGCAAATAAAGTAGATAATCTAAGAGCATCGATGTGGGATTATGGAACAACACAATACTTAAAATCAGAATCTTGGAATTTTGGGTTTTTTGAAGTTAATGGTCCAGCTGACTATTTAATGGCTGGGGTAGTAACCGCATTTTTAATGATCCCATTTTGGATATTTTATACAGGATTTTTTATACTTTTGATAGGAATCGTAATAGTTATATTTTTTAGTAAATTTACAGCATTTTTGATTTTAAGTACACTACCGCTAATTATTCCATTTTTAATATTTTCAAGGTTTAGACCATATTTGTGGAGCTGGTATAAATTGTACTTATCATATGCAATTATCGCCCCTTTGGCATTTATAGCTTTAAATTTAGCTATGAATCCGATACTGCAACTTGAAAAATTTCAAAATAACATAGCGGAAATATTTTTAAAACAATTTGAGTATTTAATAACAGGGGCAATTACTTGTATTACGGCAATTTTTATACTTAAAAGAATTCCAAGCTGGATAAATGCTGTTTTAGGAACTCAAATGGAAAGTGGAAGCGGTGGAGTAGTAGCAGGAGCCGTAGCTGGTGGAATAGCTGGAAAAACACTACTTGGCGGATTAGCTAGAAAAGCTAGTGGTGGAAGTTTTATAGGCGGAGCTTTGCAAAGCTTTGGTAGAGCGACTGGCGGAAATGCGGTTGGACATATTGCTAAAACAGGAATCGATGCGAGTATCAACATGGGAAAAGATATAGGAAAAGGGGCAAAAATACTAGGGACTGGAACATATAACACCTACAAGGCATTTAGGGGTGGATATGCAATACCGTAA